In one window of Aphidius gifuensis isolate YNYX2018 linkage group LG4, ASM1490517v1, whole genome shotgun sequence DNA:
- the LOC122855175 gene encoding prohormone-1-like, whose product MMMSRKVIYIAIFIIGFIGFCSALPADKERFLNELDLVDDDGSIETALINYLFTKQIVKRLHSQMDVNDLQRKRTYWKQCAFNAVSCFGK is encoded by the exons ATGATGATGTCCAGAAAAGTCATTTACATCGCTATCTTTATCATTGGATTCATTGGATTTTGTTCTGCTCTTCCGGCGGACAAAGAAAGATTTCTCAATGAGCTTGAc ctggttgatgatgatggaagTATTGAAACagcattgataaattatttatttacaaaacaaaTTGTAAAACGTCTACACAGTCAAATGGATGTCAATGATCTTCAACGTAAAAGAACATACTGGAAACAATGTGCATTCAATGCTGTTTCTTGTTTTGGAAAATGA